In the Cellulomonas sp. C5510 genome, CGCCCTGCGGCTGGAGGTCAACGGCGAGCGCGGGTCCCTCGCGTTCGACTTCGAGGACATGAACGTCCTGCACGTCCACGACGCCACCGAGGACGCCGCCGTCGCGGGGTTCCGCCGCGTGGTGGTGACCGAGCCGCAGCACGCCTACATCGCGCACTGGTGGCCCGCGGGCCACGGCCTCGGCTACGAGCACGCGTTCACGCACCAGGTGGTCGACCTCGTCGGCGACATCGCCGCCGGCCGCGACCCCCGCCCGTCGTTCGCGGACGGGCTCGAGGTGCAGCGCGTGCTCGAGGCCGTGGAGCGCAGCGCCGCCGACGACAGCCGGTGGGTGCCGCTGGCCTGACACCCGCACGACGACCCCGGTCGCCCCGCCGCGACCCGCCCACCCGAGAAGGAGCGCGCACCATGGCACGACCCGTCACGCTGTTCACCGGCCAGTGGGCCGACCTGCCCTTCGAGGAGGTCGCCCGCCTCGCCTCCGAGTGGGGCTACGACGGCCTCGAGATCGCCTGCTGGGGCGACCACCTGGACCCGTGGCGCTGGGACGACGACGCCTACGTCCAGAGCCGGCTCGACGTCCTCGAGCGGTACGGCCTGCAGGTCTGGGCGATCTCGAACCACCTGAAGGGGCAGGCGGTCTGCGACGACCCGATCGACCAGCGCCACCGCGACATCCTGCCGGACGTCGTCTGGGGCGACGGCGACCCCGAGGGCGTCCGGCAGCGCGCCGCGACGGAGATGCAGCACACCGCCCGGATGGCCGCCCGCCTCGGGGTGAAGACCGTCGTGGGCTTCACCGGGTCGTCCATCTGGAAGTACGTCGCGATGTTCCCGCCCGTCTCCCAGGCGGCCGTCGACGCCGGGTACCAGGACTTCGCCGACCGCTGGAACCCGATCCTCGACGTCTTCGACGAGGTCGGCGTCCGGTTCGCGCACGAGGTGCACCCGTCGGAGATCGCCTACGACTACTGGACCACCGTCCGGACGCTGGAGGCCATCGGGCACCGCGAGGCGTTCGGCCTCAACTGGGACCCCAGCCACATGGTCTGGCAGGACCTCGACCCGGTGGCGTTCCTGTGGGACTTCCGCGACCGGATCTACCACGTGGACTGCAAGGACACGAAGAAGCGGATGTCCAACGGCCGCAACGGCCGGCTCGGGTCGCACCTCGCGTGGGCGGACCCGCGCCGCGGCTGGGACTTCATCTCCACCGGGCACGGAGACGTGCCGTGGGAGGACGCGTTCCGGGTGCTCAACAGCATCGGGTACGACGGGCCGATCTCCGTGGAGTGGGAGGACGCCGGCATGGACCGGCTGCTCGGTGCGCCCGAGGCGCTGGCGTTCGTGCGGCGCCTCGCGTTCGACGCGCCCGACGCGGCGTTCGACGCGGCGTTCTCGCAGCGCGGCTGAGGACCGGGGCCGAGCGGGCGGGGCGTGAGGGGGCGGCGCCGAGCACGTGGGTCCCGACCAGGCGCGGCCGAGCGCCCGCGCGTCGCGGGGCCCGACCTCGGGCGGAGAGCGCGCGGTCGGCCTAGGCTCGCCGCGTGCGCCACGTCCGTCTCCGCCCCGCCGGTGGGGACGCCCGTGCGCAGCGGGTCGACGCCGCCGTCCGGGCGGGGCTCATCGCGCTGCGGGACGAGCTCGACGTGCCGGG is a window encoding:
- a CDS encoding sugar phosphate isomerase/epimerase, yielding MARPVTLFTGQWADLPFEEVARLASEWGYDGLEIACWGDHLDPWRWDDDAYVQSRLDVLERYGLQVWAISNHLKGQAVCDDPIDQRHRDILPDVVWGDGDPEGVRQRAATEMQHTARMAARLGVKTVVGFTGSSIWKYVAMFPPVSQAAVDAGYQDFADRWNPILDVFDEVGVRFAHEVHPSEIAYDYWTTVRTLEAIGHREAFGLNWDPSHMVWQDLDPVAFLWDFRDRIYHVDCKDTKKRMSNGRNGRLGSHLAWADPRRGWDFISTGHGDVPWEDAFRVLNSIGYDGPISVEWEDAGMDRLLGAPEALAFVRRLAFDAPDAAFDAAFSQRG